A genomic window from Pagrus major chromosome 23, Pma_NU_1.0 includes:
- the jpt2 gene encoding jupiter microtubule associated homolog 2 — protein sequence MTSTNMFQGLETGSKPSSRVLQPPGGGSSNLFGGYEEDSAASRRPHKMASKVFAPPEQPETVPKRSNPPGGRTSGIFGEPAPPTQAQRTMPPGGLTSDIFGSAESAPGQSPSRGHPNKPKDNLSVGPEPEPPAPEPKISQPEVKEEAAPPAPMPAKEEPAAVSAPPVPEPSPSSPPDQRDETADLKKHEPHLGPRPRSHNRVLNPPGGKSSVIFY from the exons ATGACTTCGACGAACATGTTTCAGGGGTTGGAGACTGGTTCAAAACCAAGCTCAAG GGTGTTGCAGCCTCCTGGAGGTGGCTCCAGTAATCTGTTCGGTGGCTATGAAGAGGATTCTGCAGCATCGAGAAGACCTCATAAGATGGCCTCTAAAGTTTTTGCTCCACCAGAGCAGCCCGAGACTGTACCCAAACGCTCCAATCCACCAG GTGGGAGGACAAGCGGAATATTTGGGGAGCCTGCACCTCCAACTCAAGCACAGAGAACCATGCCTCCAGGTGGACTGACCAGCGACATTTTTGGGTCTGCAGAAAGTGCACCTGGCCAAAGCCCAAGTCGAGGCCACCCAAATAAACCAAAG GACAATCTAAGTGTGGGACCTGAGCCTGAACCACCAG CACCTGAACCCAAAATCAGCCAACCTGAGGTGAAGGAGGAAGCTGCCCCCCCAGCTCCCATGCCAGCCAAGGAAGAGCCCGCTGCGGTCTCGGCCCCTCCGGTGCCTGAGCCCTCTCCTTCCTCGCCTCCTGATCAGAGAGATGAGACTGCTGACCTGAAGAAACATGAGCCTCATCTGGGACCCAGGCCTCGTTCTCACAATAGGGTCCTCAACCCCCCTGGAGGAAAGTCCAGTGTGATATTCTACTGA